Proteins encoded together in one Venturia canescens isolate UGA chromosome 10, ASM1945775v1, whole genome shotgun sequence window:
- the LOC122416760 gene encoding uncharacterized protein produces the protein MTNYYSKCVKNYSEIVGPLYELLQKNSKWECSNLCDEAFRKVKRRLVESEVLVHYNPELPIKISCDASPFGLGAVLSHVFPDESERPVTFASRTLNKAEKNYSQLDKEALGLIFAVQAIDVEIIREETNNDPILSHVRDYVLNGWPYQVNNNLKAFKSRERKLTAEQGCVLWGHRFVIPQSLRDELLNELHTAHDGIVRMKAVARSYIWWPNLDKDIENIGMSCISCLKATENPPRAKLNSWKRPSGPNRRLHADFLGPIEDKMYIVIIDAFSKWIDIKELENITSGTTIEVFRENFCAWGLPVKLVTDNGPSFCSKEFSEFLKSYGQTSQQSGFRGNRQVDFRKNETVMAKDYSSSVDNWKVSQIREQITPVTYTVFTEDNKTWKRHVDQIKKCNYRVSDKSEAKSIVGAKPTDNSTDIPLEPSPMGTETETPINSRNNPVENTSAEVAKKKKN, from the exons ATGACAAATTACTATTCaaaatgtgtgaaaaattactCGGAGATTGTCGGTCCGCTTTACGAATTGCTTCAGAAAAACTCCAAATGGGAATGTAGCAATTTGTGTGATGAAGCGTTTCGAAAAGTAAAGCGTCGGTTAGTAGAATCGGAAGTATTGGTTCATTATAACCCGGAATTACCAATCAAAATATCGTGTGACGCATCGCCGTTCGGATTGGGAGCCGTCCTTTCACATGTTTTCCCAGATGAGTCGGAAAGACCAGTGACGTTCGCGTCGAGAACGCTCAATAAGGCGGAAAAGAATTATTCCCAATTGGACAAGGAGGCTCTCGGGTTAATTTTtgcg GTTCAAGCTATTGATGTTGAAATAATTCGGGAAGAGACAAATAATGATCCGATTTTGAGTCACGTTAGAGATTATGTATTGAATGGTTGGCCGTATCAGGTGAATAACAATCTGAAAGCGTTTAAAAGTAGAGAGAGAAAGCTGACTGCGGAGCAAGGATGCGTATTGTGGGGTCACCGTTTTGTTATACCCCAATCTTTGCgtgatgaattattgaatgaatTACATACCGCGCACGACGGTATAGTAAGAATGAAGGCCGTAGCTAGGAGTTATATTTGGTGGCCTAATCTTGACAAAGACATAGAGAATATTGGTATGTCGTGCATATCGTGCCTAAAAGCAACGGAAAACCCGCCTAGAGCAAAACTAAATTCATGGAAACGGCCAAGTGGGCCTAATCGGAGATTGCACGCCGATTTTCTAGGTCCGATTGAAGACAAAATGTATATTGTGATAATAGACGCGTTCTCAAAGTGGATAGACATTAAAGAACTAGAAAATATCACGAGTGGAACTACAATTGAGGTGTTCAGAGAAAATTTTTGTGCGTGGGGATTACCCGTTAAACTTGTAACGGATAATGGACCGAGTTTTTGTTCAAAGGAGTTTAGCGAATTCTTAAAGTCGTATGGA CAAACTAGTCAACAAAGTGGGTTCAGAGGCAATAGACAAGTTGATTTTCGTAAAAACGAAACAGTTATGGCGAAAGATTACTCTTCGAGTGTTGATAACTGGAAAGTATCGCAAATACGCGAACAAATAACACCGGTGACCTATACGGTCTTCACGGAGGACAATAAAACGTGGAAAAGGCATGTggatcaaattaaaaaatgtaattacCGCGTTAGTGATAAGAGCGAAGCGAAGTCGATTGTAGGCGCGAAGCCGACAGATAATTCAACGGACATTCCGTTAGAGCCATCGCCGATGGGTACTGAGACGGAAACCCCCATTAACTCGAGAAACAATCCCGTGGAAAATACGTCAGCGGAagtggcgaaaaaaaaaaaaaactaa